A genomic region of Capra hircus breed San Clemente chromosome 19, ASM170441v1, whole genome shotgun sequence contains the following coding sequences:
- the ACBD4 gene encoding acyl-CoA-binding domain-containing protein 4 isoform X1 — protein MGIENESPEPDCQKQFQAAVSVIQNLPKNGSYRPSYEEMLRFYSYYKQATMGPCLIPQPGFWDPIGRYKWEAWNSLGQMSREEAMSAYITEMKLVAQKVIDTVPLGEVAEDMFGYFEPLYQVIPDMPRPPETFLRRVTGWKEQVLNGDAEAAPEPPCLPKEPTPPSPESQPPRDQDSEVFCDSVEQLEPELVGEEQKGTLGGENDTRNIPEPPAEKGRLEGPLLGPQELDSWLVGTVRALQESMRDVQGRLQSLESMPMLPKQRMVWLMGQARKSGGLQCFQPGRESGRSPPFLLLPPPRARKETEDRGNSNGWRGQNLSALCTGAGKGSLLPLRQDFFCSQTYCLPLPSHSALAPLTPPPDF, from the exons ATGGGTATCGAAAATGAAAGTCCAGAACCAGACTGTCAGAAACAGTTCCAGGCCGCAGTCAGCGTCATTCAGAACCTGCCTAAGAACG GCTCTTACCGCCCCTCCTACGAAGAGATGCTGCGGTTCTACAGCTACTACAAGCAGGCTACCATGGGGCCCTGCCTCATCCCCCAGCCTGGGTTCTGGGACCCTATCGGACGTTACAAATG ggaagcctggaacagCCTGGGCCAGATGAGCAGGGAGGAGGCCATGTCCGCCTACATTACTGAGATGAAGCTGGTGGCACAGAAG GTGATCGACACAGTGCCCCTGGGCGAGGTGGCAGAGGACATGTTTGGTTACTTCGAGCCCCTGTACCAGGTGATCCCTGACATGCCGAGGCCCCCGGAGACATTCCTGAGAAGGGTCACAG GTTGGAAAGAGCAGGTACTGAATGGAGATGCTGAGGCTGCCCCagagcctccctgcctccccaaggAACCAACACCCCCAAGCCCAG AATCCCAGCCACCCAGGGACCAGGACTCTGAGGTTTTCTGTGATTCTGTGGAGCAGCTGGAGCCTGAGCTG GTTGGGGAAGAGCAAAAGGGCACCctgggaggagaaaatgacaccaGAAACATCCCCGAGCCTCCTGCAGAGAAAG GGAGATTGGAAGGCCCCCTGCTGGGGCCCCAGGAATTGGACTCGTGGCTGGTGGGGACAGTCCGTGCGCTGCAGGAGAGTATGCGGGACGTCCAGGGGAGGCTGCAGAGCCTGGAGAGCATGCCTATGCTCCCCAAGCAG agaatggTGTGGCTTATGGGTCAGGCCAGGAAGTCGGGGGGTCTACAGTGCTTCCAACCTGGAAGGGAGAGTGGGAGAAGCCCTCCTTTCCTGCTTTTACCCCCACCCCGTGCCAGAAAGGAAACCGAGGACAGAGGGAATTCCAACGGTTGGAGGGGCCAGAACCTGTCTGCTCTTTGCACTGGGGCTGGGAAGGGGTCCCTATTGCCCCTCCGTCAGGACTTCTTCTGTTCCCAGACTTACTGTCTTCCCCTCCCCTCACATTCAGCCCTTGCACCCCTCACTCCTCCTCCCGACTTCTAG